One genomic window of Paeniglutamicibacter sp. Y32M11 includes the following:
- the ligA gene encoding NAD-dependent DNA ligase LigA: MHPEPTPQSEQSQSTTLPIEQQDATAAAALDAAAVIPDETLRTEYQQLVDQVRMHRAAYYNDDAPLISDAEFDTLYSRLELLEARHPELVANDSPTQEVGGEVSAAFAPVVHLSRMYSLEDVFSLEEVTAWGQKTAANAALRAAGHELKWLCEVKIDGLAVNLLYRDGKLVRAATRGDGTTGEDVTHNVLTIKTIPTQLEGDNWPEEVEVRGEIFIPSADFAAYNAALIEAGKAPLANPRNAAAGSIRQKDPAETAKRPLQMFVHGFGVRAGISAATQSETYALMASWGLPVSPYSRVVDTLDEVLGFIAENGENRHNLLHEIDGIVVKTDAFEIQRNLGFTSRVPRWAVAYKYPPEEVNTKLIDIQVQVGRTGRVTPFGIMAPVLVAGSTVERATLHNQDVVKAKGVLIGDTVILRKAGDVIPEIVGPVLALRDGSEREFIMPTFCPSCGSPLAPAKEGDVDIRCANAESCPVQLTERVAHLGGRGAFDIEALGYEAAQALTVGPGENPEENGGVIAPAGPGPLRSEAVIFDLAAGNPDSTLRQTLADVQVWREIRSKGEGTGKFALVPYFYSKATAKKPSGPTRTTEKLFEELEKAKNKPLWRVLVGLSIRHVGPTASRSLATKYGSMDAIITALEAEGAREALAEVDGVGAIIADALIEWFAVDWHRQIVASWAAAGVAMKDERDESIVKHLEGMSIVVTGTLPTYSRDAAKEAIIIRGGKAAGSVSKNTSYVVAGEAAGSKLDKAVSLGVQVLDEEGFELLLNGGPEAVAGRPNPEV; encoded by the coding sequence ATGCACCCAGAGCCGACCCCGCAGTCAGAGCAGAGCCAGTCCACCACCCTCCCGATCGAGCAGCAGGACGCCACCGCGGCCGCAGCGCTCGACGCGGCGGCGGTTATCCCCGACGAAACCCTGCGCACCGAATACCAGCAGCTGGTTGATCAGGTGCGGATGCATCGCGCCGCCTACTACAACGATGACGCCCCGCTGATTTCCGATGCCGAGTTCGATACGCTCTATTCGCGCCTGGAACTCTTGGAGGCGCGCCACCCCGAGCTCGTCGCCAATGATTCACCGACCCAGGAGGTCGGCGGTGAGGTCTCCGCCGCCTTTGCCCCGGTGGTGCACCTCTCGCGCATGTACTCCCTGGAGGACGTGTTCTCACTGGAAGAGGTCACCGCCTGGGGACAGAAGACCGCGGCCAATGCCGCGCTGCGCGCCGCCGGGCACGAGCTGAAATGGCTCTGCGAGGTCAAGATCGACGGGCTGGCGGTGAACCTGCTCTACCGCGACGGCAAGCTGGTGCGCGCCGCCACCCGCGGGGACGGCACTACCGGGGAGGACGTCACCCACAACGTGCTCACCATCAAGACGATCCCCACGCAGCTGGAAGGGGACAACTGGCCCGAAGAGGTGGAAGTCCGCGGGGAGATCTTCATCCCCTCGGCCGACTTCGCCGCCTACAACGCGGCACTCATCGAGGCCGGCAAGGCACCGCTTGCCAACCCACGCAACGCCGCAGCCGGCTCCATCCGGCAGAAGGACCCCGCGGAGACCGCCAAGCGCCCGTTGCAGATGTTTGTCCATGGCTTCGGGGTGCGCGCGGGCATTTCCGCGGCGACGCAGTCGGAAACCTACGCGCTCATGGCTTCCTGGGGACTTCCGGTCTCACCCTACTCGCGCGTGGTCGACACGCTCGATGAGGTGCTCGGATTCATCGCCGAGAACGGGGAAAACCGCCACAATTTGCTCCACGAGATCGACGGCATCGTGGTGAAAACCGATGCCTTTGAGATCCAGCGCAACCTCGGTTTTACCTCGCGGGTGCCGCGCTGGGCGGTGGCGTACAAGTACCCGCCCGAAGAGGTTAACACCAAGCTCATCGACATTCAGGTGCAGGTGGGGCGCACCGGACGTGTCACCCCCTTTGGCATCATGGCGCCGGTGCTGGTGGCCGGGTCCACCGTGGAGCGCGCGACGCTGCACAATCAGGACGTCGTGAAGGCCAAGGGTGTGCTCATCGGGGACACTGTGATCCTGCGCAAGGCAGGGGACGTGATCCCGGAAATCGTCGGCCCCGTGCTCGCGCTGCGTGATGGCAGCGAACGCGAATTTATCATGCCGACGTTCTGCCCCTCCTGTGGTTCTCCGCTGGCCCCGGCCAAGGAGGGCGACGTGGACATTCGTTGCGCCAACGCCGAATCCTGCCCGGTGCAGCTGACCGAACGCGTGGCCCACCTGGGCGGACGAGGCGCCTTCGACATCGAGGCGCTGGGTTATGAGGCGGCGCAGGCCCTGACCGTGGGCCCGGGTGAGAATCCGGAGGAAAACGGCGGTGTCATCGCGCCGGCCGGTCCCGGTCCGCTGCGCAGCGAGGCCGTTATCTTCGATTTGGCTGCCGGAAACCCGGATTCCACGCTGCGTCAGACGCTGGCCGATGTGCAGGTTTGGCGCGAAATCCGTTCCAAGGGGGAGGGTACCGGGAAGTTCGCACTGGTCCCATACTTCTACTCGAAGGCCACCGCCAAGAAGCCTTCGGGGCCCACCCGGACCACCGAAAAGCTCTTCGAGGAGCTGGAGAAGGCGAAGAATAAGCCGCTGTGGCGGGTGCTGGTCGGATTGTCCATCCGGCATGTGGGTCCGACCGCCTCGCGCTCGCTGGCCACCAAGTACGGCTCGATGGATGCCATCATCACTGCGCTGGAGGCGGAGGGCGCTCGTGAGGCACTGGCCGAGGTTGACGGTGTGGGGGCGATCATCGCCGATGCCCTGATCGAGTGGTTCGCCGTTGATTGGCACCGGCAGATTGTTGCGTCCTGGGCGGCCGCCGGGGTGGCCATGAAGGATGAACGCGATGAATCCATCGTGAAACATCTGGAGGGCATGAGCATCGTGGTCACCGGCACGCTGCCAACCTACAGCCGCGACGCGGCCAAGGAAGCGATCATTATTCGCGGCGGCAAGGCGGCCGGATCTGTCTCCAAAAACACCTCCTATGTGGTGGCGGGGGAGGCCGCGGGATCCAAGCTAGATAAGGCCGTATCGCTCGGCGTGCAGGTGCTTGACGAGGAAGGCTTTGAGCTGCTGCTCAACGGTGGACCCGAGGCCGTGGCGGGACGTCCCAACCCCGAGGTTTAG
- the gatA gene encoding Asp-tRNA(Asn)/Glu-tRNA(Gln) amidotransferase subunit GatA produces the protein MTDIIHLSATELAAKLRAGELTSVAAVQAHLDRIAAVDGGERGVHAFLHVNTEEALAVAAEVDAIRAAGGAAAEALHPFAGVPIAIKDLIVTKGQPTTAASKMLEGWMSPYDATVITKIRAAKLPMLGKTNLDEFAMGSSTEHSAYGPTRNPWDLDRIPGGSGGGSAAAVAAFEAPLALGTDTGGSIRQPGAVTGTVGVKPTYGGVSRYGAIAMASSLDQIGPVTRTVLDSAYLHELIGGHDPADSTSLNEPVPALVAAAEQGASGDMTGVRVGVIKELQGEGYEAGVQARFDESLEALRAAGAEIVEVSCPNFKYALGAYYLIMPSEVSSNLAKFDGVRFGTRVLPTEGPLTIERVMGSTRAAGFGDEVKRRIILGTYALSAGYYDAYYGSAQKVRTLIQRDFDAAFELADVLISPTSPTVAFELGSKTDDPLAMYLNDVATIPANMAGIPGITVPGGLSEGLPVGIQFLAPVREDARLYRAGAALEKLLEDTWGGRLIDQAPELSVATTEEVR, from the coding sequence ATGACCGATATCATCCACCTTTCGGCCACCGAGCTGGCAGCCAAGCTGCGCGCCGGCGAGCTGACCTCCGTGGCCGCCGTTCAGGCGCACCTGGACCGCATCGCCGCCGTTGACGGCGGGGAGCGCGGTGTCCACGCGTTCCTGCACGTGAACACCGAAGAAGCCCTGGCCGTTGCCGCCGAGGTAGACGCCATCCGCGCCGCCGGCGGAGCAGCAGCCGAAGCACTGCACCCGTTTGCCGGTGTGCCGATCGCCATCAAGGACCTCATTGTCACCAAGGGCCAGCCGACCACGGCGGCCTCGAAGATGCTTGAGGGCTGGATGAGCCCCTACGACGCCACGGTGATCACCAAGATCCGTGCCGCGAAGCTGCCGATGCTGGGCAAGACCAACCTTGACGAATTCGCGATGGGTTCCTCCACCGAGCACTCCGCCTACGGCCCAACCCGCAACCCCTGGGACCTGGACCGGATCCCGGGCGGCTCCGGCGGCGGTTCCGCCGCAGCCGTGGCGGCCTTCGAGGCACCGCTGGCGCTGGGCACCGACACCGGTGGCTCGATCCGTCAGCCCGGAGCCGTCACCGGCACCGTCGGTGTGAAACCGACCTACGGTGGCGTCTCACGCTACGGCGCCATCGCCATGGCCTCCTCGCTTGACCAGATCGGCCCGGTCACCCGGACCGTGCTGGACTCCGCGTACCTGCACGAGCTGATCGGCGGGCACGATCCGGCCGATTCGACCTCGCTGAACGAACCGGTGCCGGCACTGGTGGCCGCCGCCGAACAGGGCGCCTCCGGTGACATGACCGGCGTGCGCGTCGGTGTCATCAAGGAACTGCAGGGCGAAGGCTACGAGGCCGGCGTGCAGGCACGCTTTGACGAGTCCCTGGAGGCACTGCGTGCCGCCGGAGCAGAGATCGTCGAGGTTTCCTGCCCCAACTTCAAGTACGCACTCGGTGCCTACTACCTGATCATGCCCTCGGAGGTCTCCTCCAACCTGGCAAAGTTCGACGGCGTGCGCTTTGGCACCCGGGTACTTCCGACGGAGGGTCCGCTGACCATCGAACGTGTCATGGGTTCCACCCGTGCCGCGGGCTTCGGTGATGAGGTCAAGCGCCGCATCATCCTGGGCACCTACGCGTTGAGCGCCGGTTACTACGACGCCTACTACGGTTCGGCACAGAAGGTCCGCACGCTGATCCAGCGCGACTTCGACGCAGCGTTTGAGCTCGCCGACGTGCTGATCTCCCCGACGTCCCCGACCGTCGCCTTCGAGCTGGGCTCCAAGACCGATGATCCGTTGGCGATGTACCTCAACGACGTCGCCACGATTCCCGCCAACATGGCCGGGATCCCGGGGATCACGGTTCCCGGCGGGCTCTCCGAGGGTCTGCCGGTGGGCATCCAGTTCCTGGCTCCGGTCCGCGAGGATGCCCGGCTGTACCGTGCCGGTGCGGCACTTGAAAAGCTGCTGGAAGACACCTGGGGCGGTCGGTTGATCGATCAGGCCCCCGAGCTGTCTGTCGCTACCACGGAAGAGGTCCGCTAA
- the gatB gene encoding Asp-tRNA(Asn)/Glu-tRNA(Gln) amidotransferase subunit GatB, with translation MAAHIDDLVDFDVALEKYDPVLGFEVHVELSTKTKMFSSAPNVFGDTPNTNVTPVCLGLPGVLPVVNKTAVEYAILIGLALNCKIAERCGFARKNYFYPDTPKNFQTSQYDDPIAYDGWLDIELEDGEVFRVEIERAHMEEDAGKLTHMGGATGRIQGADYSLVDYNRSGVPLVEIVTRTIEGAGKRAPELAKAYVAAIREIVKNLGVSDAKMERGNVRCDANVSLMLKGADKFGTRTETKNVNSLRAVEHAVRFEIERHAAVLNSGAPIVQETRHWHEDTRTTTSGRPKSDADDYRYFPEPDLVPVVTTAEWVEELRSRLPEPPADRRKRLKADWGYSDAEFRDVVNAGVTEAIEETIAAGTTAAVARKWWMGEIARLAKNADVEILDLGVEPATIVELNSLITEKKINDKIARQVLEFVVAGEGTPTEIVAARSLAVVNDDSALGAAIDAAMEAMPDVVAKVKGGKLQAIGALMGPVMKATRGQADAGRVRELVLQKLGIEG, from the coding sequence ATGGCTGCACACATCGATGACCTGGTGGACTTCGACGTCGCCCTGGAAAAGTACGATCCGGTACTGGGCTTCGAGGTTCACGTTGAGCTGAGCACCAAGACCAAGATGTTCTCCTCCGCCCCGAACGTGTTTGGCGATACGCCCAACACCAACGTGACCCCCGTCTGCCTGGGCCTGCCCGGTGTGCTGCCGGTGGTGAACAAGACCGCCGTGGAATACGCCATCCTGATCGGCCTGGCGTTGAACTGCAAGATCGCCGAGCGCTGCGGATTTGCCCGGAAGAACTACTTCTACCCGGACACCCCGAAGAACTTCCAGACCTCGCAGTACGATGACCCGATCGCCTACGACGGCTGGTTGGACATCGAGCTGGAAGACGGTGAGGTCTTCCGCGTGGAGATCGAACGCGCTCACATGGAAGAGGACGCCGGCAAGCTGACTCACATGGGTGGGGCCACCGGCCGCATCCAGGGTGCCGACTACTCGCTGGTTGACTACAACCGTTCCGGTGTTCCACTGGTGGAAATTGTCACCCGGACCATCGAGGGTGCCGGCAAGCGCGCTCCGGAATTGGCCAAGGCCTACGTGGCGGCGATCCGCGAGATCGTGAAAAACCTGGGTGTTTCCGACGCGAAGATGGAGCGCGGCAACGTCCGTTGCGACGCCAACGTTTCGCTGATGCTCAAGGGCGCCGACAAGTTCGGCACCCGCACCGAGACCAAGAACGTGAACTCGCTGCGTGCCGTTGAGCACGCGGTGCGCTTCGAGATTGAGCGTCACGCGGCGGTCCTGAACTCCGGTGCTCCCATCGTGCAGGAAACCCGTCACTGGCACGAAGACACCCGCACCACGACCTCGGGCCGCCCGAAGTCCGACGCCGATGACTACCGCTACTTCCCGGAACCGGACCTGGTTCCCGTTGTCACCACCGCCGAGTGGGTCGAAGAGCTGCGTTCACGTCTGCCCGAGCCGCCGGCCGATCGCCGCAAGCGTCTGAAGGCCGACTGGGGCTACTCCGACGCCGAGTTCCGCGACGTTGTTAACGCCGGTGTCACCGAGGCCATCGAGGAGACCATCGCCGCGGGTACCACCGCAGCGGTGGCCCGTAAGTGGTGGATGGGCGAAATCGCGCGTCTGGCGAAGAATGCCGATGTGGAGATCCTGGATCTGGGCGTCGAGCCGGCCACCATCGTCGAACTGAACTCGCTGATAACCGAGAAGAAGATCAACGACAAGATCGCCCGCCAGGTGCTCGAGTTTGTGGTTGCCGGCGAGGGAACTCCCACCGAGATCGTTGCCGCGCGTTCGTTGGCAGTGGTCAACGACGATTCGGCACTGGGTGCCGCCATCGACGCCGCCATGGAGGCCATGCCCGACGTCGTCGCCAAGGTCAAGGGCGGCAAGCTTCAGGCCATTGGCGCGCTGATGGGTCCGGTCATGAAGGCCACGCGCGGACAGGCCGATGCCGGTCGCGTGCGCGAATTGGTGCTGCAGAAGTTGGGCATCGAGGGCTAG
- a CDS encoding GNAT family N-acetyltransferase, whose translation MADPTPGPTPDRAPHKNLRIRPAEARDYPHIARITVDAYLQAGHFADPDHEYLRFVQRVAERHTATEILVAERDGVLIGAVTLVRAGNPYADIALAGELEIRMLVIDPAAQRSGAGRMLLGAVIDRARELRDVHTVSLTTGVEWFAARRLYEAEGFVRVQERDWYVPNTQILLVVYTLEL comes from the coding sequence ATGGCCGACCCCACTCCCGGCCCCACCCCTGACCGCGCGCCGCACAAGAATCTGCGCATTCGTCCGGCCGAGGCCAGGGACTACCCACACATTGCACGGATCACCGTTGATGCCTACCTGCAGGCCGGGCACTTTGCTGATCCGGACCATGAATATCTGCGCTTTGTGCAGCGGGTCGCCGAGCGACATACCGCCACCGAGATCCTGGTGGCCGAGCGTGATGGGGTGCTGATCGGGGCGGTGACCTTGGTCCGGGCTGGAAACCCGTATGCCGACATAGCTCTTGCGGGTGAACTGGAAATCCGCATGTTGGTCATCGACCCCGCCGCGCAGCGATCCGGTGCCGGACGGATGCTGCTTGGGGCCGTGATTGACCGTGCCCGTGAGCTGCGCGATGTACATACTGTCTCGCTGACCACCGGTGTTGAATGGTTCGCGGCCCGCAGACTCTACGAGGCCGAAGGTTTCGTGCGCGTGCAAGAACGAGATTGGTACGTTCCGAACACCCAGATCCTGCTGGTGGTATACACCCTTGAGCTGTAG
- a CDS encoding inositol monophosphatase family protein — protein MSTTSKHVHSAPETAGAPRSSDAALRRSLLAVAREAAAAGAAVLAERGRGNVVAQTKSAAGDWVTDFDRRAEIAVREVITAARPNDAITGEEYGSTVPAQPSGYRWSIDPLDGTANFVRGIVYYATSVAVFGPLDGAAEAGAGTAATEQTPGESLAADGAAIDAGTHAWLAGAVNAPALGTEYYASMGEGAWLVDSNQLSGVSSRRGGRASRAQRLHGGDPEASGKLVATGFGYDAQRRQFQVGTLLALMPDFANMRRIGSAALDLCLVADGTLDAYAEYGTQEFDWAAGALIAAEAGVPVLRPRTEPGWQAAGHLDFDALPAEEPAKK, from the coding sequence ATGAGCACCACGTCCAAGCACGTGCACTCGGCGCCAGAAACCGCCGGAGCGCCGCGATCATCCGATGCCGCACTGCGCCGCTCACTGCTGGCCGTGGCGCGCGAAGCTGCGGCCGCGGGTGCGGCGGTTTTGGCCGAGCGCGGGCGCGGAAATGTTGTTGCGCAAACCAAGAGCGCGGCCGGGGACTGGGTCACCGACTTTGATCGGCGTGCGGAAATTGCCGTGCGCGAGGTGATCACCGCGGCTCGCCCCAACGACGCGATCACCGGCGAGGAATATGGGAGCACCGTTCCCGCACAGCCCTCCGGCTATCGCTGGTCCATCGATCCGCTGGACGGGACGGCAAACTTTGTCCGCGGGATCGTGTATTACGCCACGTCGGTGGCCGTTTTTGGCCCGCTTGATGGTGCCGCTGAGGCAGGTGCAGGCACTGCGGCAACCGAGCAGACCCCGGGTGAATCGTTGGCTGCCGATGGCGCGGCCATCGATGCGGGGACCCATGCCTGGCTGGCGGGAGCGGTCAACGCGCCGGCGCTGGGCACCGAATACTACGCATCGATGGGCGAGGGAGCCTGGCTGGTGGACTCGAATCAGCTATCCGGTGTGTCCAGCCGCCGCGGGGGCAGGGCCTCCCGTGCGCAGCGTCTGCACGGCGGAGATCCGGAGGCCAGCGGCAAGCTGGTGGCCACGGGCTTTGGCTACGATGCGCAGCGTCGACAGTTCCAGGTTGGCACCCTGTTGGCTTTGATGCCCGACTTCGCCAATATGCGCAGGATCGGATCCGCAGCGCTGGACCTGTGCCTGGTCGCCGACGGGACACTGGATGCATACGCGGAATATGGAACCCAGGAATTTGATTGGGCAGCCGGCGCGCTCATTGCTGCCGAGGCAGGGGTTCCGGTCCTTCGTCCACGGACCGAACCCGGATGGCAGGCCGCGGGCCACCTCGACTTTGACGCACTACCCGCGGAAGAACCCGCCAAAAAGTAA
- a CDS encoding glucosamine-6-phosphate deaminase, with protein MEVLIAANAEEAATFAAEAVLHGLASRKTGNPVLGVATGSTPLGLYSELAQRVARGEADFGSTSAYALDEYVGLEGTHEQSYRQTLINELCHVIGVKEENLHTPNGFGDSEEQIIAQAAAYDAQLTEAGVDVQILGIGTNGHIGFNEPGSSLGSRTRIKRLTAQTRADNARFFDGLDAVPTHSVTQGLGSILQARRLVLIATGSQKADAVATALEGALSAACPASVIQLHPDVVVVLDEAAASNLKNRRYYDDAAAGLQFGI; from the coding sequence ATGGAAGTTTTGATCGCAGCCAACGCCGAAGAAGCCGCCACATTTGCCGCCGAAGCAGTACTGCATGGACTGGCCAGCCGGAAAACCGGCAACCCGGTTCTGGGTGTTGCCACCGGGTCCACACCCCTGGGCCTCTACAGCGAATTGGCCCAACGGGTAGCACGCGGTGAGGCAGACTTCGGTTCCACCTCCGCGTATGCGTTGGACGAATATGTCGGGCTCGAGGGCACCCACGAACAGTCCTATCGCCAGACGTTGATCAACGAGCTGTGCCACGTGATCGGCGTGAAGGAAGAAAATCTGCACACTCCCAACGGATTCGGCGACTCGGAGGAGCAGATCATCGCCCAGGCCGCGGCGTACGACGCGCAACTGACCGAGGCGGGCGTGGATGTGCAGATCTTGGGCATCGGCACCAATGGCCACATCGGTTTCAACGAGCCGGGCTCCTCGCTGGGCAGCCGCACGCGTATCAAGCGCCTGACCGCGCAGACTCGGGCAGACAACGCACGCTTCTTCGACGGCCTAGACGCCGTCCCCACCCACTCCGTCACCCAGGGCTTGGGCAGTATCTTGCAGGCCCGGCGCCTGGTGCTCATCGCTACCGGCAGCCAGAAGGCAGATGCCGTTGCCACCGCCCTGGAGGGGGCCCTTTCCGCTGCCTGCCCGGCCTCGGTGATTCAGCTGCACCCGGACGTCGTGGTGGTTTTGGATGAGGCCGCCGCGAGCAACCTGAAAAATCGTCGTTATTACGACGATGCCGCCGCCGGGCTGCAATTCGGCATCTAG
- a CDS encoding PKD domain-containing protein has translation MKVLKSALTALATLSVVLAQAVIPAAAPIAVPGALPAALQEAGVVHFTAAGDYSSSAAALSVFDQINTISPDLHLALGDLGYGTTGQEQLWCDTVTDAVGAGFPFQLVSGNHESDGQNGNINDFSACLPNQLPGLVGTYGRQWYVDVPAENPLVRFVMISPNLSFPGGSWSYNVGTPRYNWTAAAIDGARSAHIPWVVAGMHYPCLSVGDYACSPGADITNLLLNRKVDLVLGGHEHLYQRTRQLASGVAGCATLVPGTYTAACVADPDSTMVKGAGTVFTTAGTGGVALRDVNMNDSEAGYFAATSGLNSNPTFGALNLTLKQDSLTATFRRASGGTFADDFSITAGAPPANTPPTASFTNSCTGMSCSFDASASADGDGTVAQSAWDFGDGSTGSGTTVQHSFAAAGTYPVRLTVTDNDGATGTLLRSITVTAAATALARDTFGRTVTSGFGAAEIGGNWSVARAVDASVSGGVGRLRLPTPGTSNTVLLNAVSSNSTDLQLVLGTDKPASGSGLYLSTIVRSVAGAGQYRVKAIVAANGQVKLQTIRASATGVETVLQTPVTVPGVTYAVGDGLQMRVQATGTSPTTIRAKLWERGTSEPATWQASATDTTAGLQVAGGVGLFAYVSGSATNTPLVITLDDVEVVKAG, from the coding sequence GTGAAGGTCCTAAAATCCGCGCTGACCGCCCTGGCTACGCTGAGTGTGGTCTTGGCCCAAGCAGTGATCCCCGCCGCGGCCCCCATCGCCGTGCCCGGTGCGCTGCCAGCAGCGCTGCAGGAGGCCGGCGTCGTGCATTTCACCGCGGCCGGAGACTATTCTTCCAGCGCCGCGGCACTGAGTGTGTTTGACCAGATCAACACGATCTCACCGGATTTGCATCTGGCCCTTGGAGACCTCGGCTATGGCACCACCGGTCAGGAACAATTATGGTGCGACACCGTCACCGATGCGGTGGGCGCGGGTTTCCCCTTCCAGCTGGTCTCGGGAAACCATGAAAGTGATGGGCAGAACGGCAACATCAACGACTTCTCCGCCTGCCTGCCCAATCAGCTGCCCGGCCTCGTCGGGACCTACGGACGCCAGTGGTACGTCGATGTACCGGCGGAAAATCCGTTGGTGCGCTTCGTGATGATTTCGCCGAACCTGTCCTTCCCGGGCGGCTCCTGGAGCTATAACGTCGGGACCCCGCGCTACAACTGGACGGCAGCGGCCATCGACGGGGCGCGCAGCGCGCACATTCCGTGGGTCGTGGCCGGCATGCACTACCCCTGCCTGTCGGTGGGTGATTACGCGTGCTCGCCGGGCGCCGACATCACCAACCTGCTCCTGAATCGCAAGGTGGACCTGGTCCTCGGCGGGCACGAGCACCTCTACCAGCGCACCCGCCAATTGGCATCGGGCGTGGCAGGATGCGCCACGCTGGTTCCCGGCACGTATACGGCCGCCTGTGTGGCGGACCCGGACAGCACCATGGTCAAGGGCGCGGGCACCGTCTTCACCACGGCCGGGACCGGAGGGGTCGCGCTGCGGGACGTGAACATGAATGATTCCGAAGCCGGATACTTCGCCGCGACCTCCGGGCTGAACAGCAATCCGACGTTCGGAGCCCTGAACCTCACGCTGAAACAGGACAGCCTCACGGCCACCTTCCGGCGCGCCTCCGGGGGCACCTTTGCCGATGATTTCTCCATCACCGCCGGAGCGCCGCCCGCCAATACGCCGCCCACGGCCTCCTTCACCAACTCGTGCACCGGGATGAGCTGTTCCTTCGACGCCAGCGCATCGGCCGATGGTGATGGCACGGTGGCACAATCCGCCTGGGACTTCGGCGACGGATCCACCGGCAGCGGGACCACCGTGCAGCACAGCTTCGCCGCGGCCGGGACCTATCCGGTGCGTCTGACCGTCACGGACAACGACGGCGCCACCGGCACATTGCTCCGATCCATCACGGTGACGGCGGCGGCCACGGCGTTGGCCCGCGATACCTTCGGGCGGACCGTGACCAGCGGATTTGGTGCGGCGGAGATCGGCGGGAACTGGAGCGTGGCCCGTGCGGTAGATGCGTCGGTCTCCGGCGGGGTGGGCCGGCTGCGGCTGCCCACGCCGGGGACCTCCAACACCGTTCTGCTTAACGCCGTCTCCTCCAACAGCACCGACCTGCAGCTGGTGCTGGGCACGGATAAGCCGGCCAGCGGAAGCGGGCTGTATCTCTCCACGATTGTGCGCAGCGTTGCCGGGGCGGGGCAGTATCGGGTGAAGGCCATTGTGGCGGCCAACGGCCAGGTCAAACTCCAAACCATACGGGCCTCGGCGACGGGCGTGGAGACCGTACTTCAAACACCGGTCACGGTTCCCGGGGTGACCTATGCGGTGGGAGACGGACTTCAGATGCGGGTGCAAGCCACCGGAACCAGCCCCACAACCATCCGCGCGAAGCTTTGGGAGCGTGGAACGAGTGAGCCGGCCACTTGGCAGGCATCGGCCACCGATACGACGGCCGGCCTGCAGGTCGCGGGCGGCGTTGGCCTGTTTGCCTACGTGTCCGGGAGCGCTACCAATACTCCGCTGGTCATCACCCTGGACGACGTGGAAGTGGTGAAGGCGGGCTAA
- the gatC gene encoding Asp-tRNA(Asn)/Glu-tRNA(Gln) amidotransferase subunit GatC, translating into MSAISREDVAHLAQLAHIEMSDAELDKMTGELGVIVESIASVSEAASADVPATTHPIALSNVFREDVVGETLTAEEALMNAPDSVDTRFRVPAILDGE; encoded by the coding sequence ATGTCTGCCATCAGCCGTGAGGACGTTGCGCATTTGGCGCAGCTGGCCCACATCGAGATGAGCGATGCCGAGCTGGACAAAATGACCGGCGAACTCGGTGTCATCGTCGAATCAATCGCGTCGGTCTCTGAGGCCGCCTCGGCCGATGTTCCGGCCACCACGCATCCCATTGCCCTGTCGAACGTGTTCCGCGAAGACGTCGTCGGTGAGACGCTCACCGCCGAAGAAGCACTGATGAACGCGCCGGATTCCGTCGACACCCGCTTCCGGGTGCCAGCAATTTTGGATGGGGAGTAA